The proteins below come from a single Cellulosilyticum sp. I15G10I2 genomic window:
- a CDS encoding BclA C-terminal domain-containing protein, with the protein MSNIALQVERLAAGTVVSGANVIFDTTVYTAGNISYNPLTGVITFNEAGRYVLDWWVATQSVQGATGVVFAINSSQGDVLEGNSPIKTGEVVGVSIIDVAAAPVTATLSYIGAGTVFFPITVPAKATLVVIQDDIVPGETGPTGDTGPTGDTGPTGDTGDTGATGDTGPTGATGDTGPTGATGDTGPTGAVGLEAFANVYHLAIVADATIAGGADVAFSNNGPLVGGITHVAGTTTITVPNTANYSISYSINITNGVGSAMAIAVNGTVDAATNINILVVEGEISGNTILTLAAGDVITLRNNSATSFTTDLAPGVGAQLNILQLDV; encoded by the coding sequence ATGAGTAATATAGCTCTACAAGTAGAACGTTTGGCTGCTGGAACGGTGGTATCGGGAGCAAATGTTATATTCGATACAACTGTATATACAGCAGGAAATATTAGTTATAATCCGTTAACAGGAGTAATAACTTTTAATGAAGCTGGAAGGTATGTTCTTGATTGGTGGGTAGCGACTCAATCAGTTCAAGGTGCAACCGGGGTTGTTTTTGCAATTAATTCTTCACAAGGGGATGTTTTAGAGGGGAATTCCCCCATAAAAACAGGAGAAGTTGTAGGAGTAAGCATTATTGATGTAGCTGCAGCTCCAGTTACAGCTACATTAAGTTATATAGGAGCAGGCACTGTTTTTTTTCCCATAACAGTACCTGCTAAAGCAACGTTGGTAGTGATACAAGATGATATTGTCCCAGGGGAGACTGGCCCAACAGGAGACACCGGCCCAACAGGAGATACAGGCCCAACGGGAGACACAGGAGATACAGGAGCAACAGGAGATACAGGCCCAACGGGAGCTACAGGAGATACAGGCCCAACGGGAGCTACAGGAGACACAGGCCCAACGGGAGCCGTAGGCCTTGAAGCATTTGCTAATGTTTATCATCTAGCAATAGTAGCTGATGCAACTATTGCAGGTGGGGCAGATGTAGCATTCAGTAATAATGGACCACTTGTAGGAGGGATAACTCACGTAGCGGGTACAACCACAATAACGGTTCCAAATACTGCGAACTATAGTATTAGTTATAGTATTAATATTACTAATGGTGTTGGCTCTGCAATGGCAATTGCAGTAAATGGTACTGTGGATGCTGCAACAAATATTAATATTCTAGTTGTAGAAGGAGAAATATCGGGAAATACTATATTAACCCTTGCAGCTGGCGATGTCATAACACTTAGAAATAATTCAGCAACTTCATTCACTACAGATTTAGCACCTGGGGTTGGAGCTCAGTTAAATATTCTACAGCTTGATGTATAA
- a CDS encoding tetratricopeptide repeat-containing glycosyltransferase — protein sequence MNKYKICVYAICKNEEKFVDRWMDAVSEADRIVVVDTGSTDGTVEKLRSRGAEVYTESIIPWRFDKARNIAMDHIPEDVDICVSNDLDEIFEPGWRQRLEDTWQPCYTRARYLFTWGYTSEGKPSKQFAMEKIHRRHDFRWVHPVHEVLQYSGKDEDKTVWVPGLVLNHYPDLNKSRGQYLPLLELSAEENSDNDRVVFWLGREYMYYGKYDECIQTLEKHLKIPTATWTEERCASMRFIAKSYASKGDRHKARLWLYKAVAECPTVREPYLQMARLGYLENDWPLVYLMTEEALKITEKSGSYLLELDAWGYSLYDLRAIACYRLGLYKASYDCAVKACEMEPENERLKQNLNLIKLKYDE from the coding sequence TTGAATAAGTACAAGATATGTGTATATGCCATATGTAAAAATGAAGAGAAATTTGTAGACAGATGGATGGATGCAGTAAGTGAAGCGGATAGGATTGTAGTAGTAGATACAGGTTCAACGGATGGTACAGTAGAGAAACTCCGTAGTAGAGGCGCCGAAGTTTACACAGAAAGTATTATACCGTGGCGTTTTGATAAGGCCAGAAATATAGCTATGGACCATATACCGGAGGATGTAGATATTTGTGTTTCAAATGATCTTGATGAAATATTTGAACCGGGCTGGCGCCAAAGATTAGAAGATACATGGCAGCCTTGTTATACCCGTGCTCGCTATCTATTTACTTGGGGATATACCAGTGAGGGCAAACCTAGCAAGCAGTTTGCCATGGAAAAAATACATCGCCGCCATGACTTTAGATGGGTACATCCTGTTCATGAAGTATTGCAATATAGTGGAAAAGATGAAGATAAGACAGTATGGGTTCCAGGTCTTGTGCTTAACCATTACCCTGATCTTAATAAATCTAGAGGCCAATACTTGCCGCTTCTAGAATTATCAGCAGAGGAAAACAGTGATAATGATAGAGTTGTCTTCTGGCTTGGAAGAGAGTATATGTATTACGGCAAATATGATGAATGTATACAGACTCTAGAAAAACACCTCAAAATACCAACGGCGACTTGGACAGAAGAAAGGTGCGCCTCTATGCGCTTTATCGCAAAATCTTATGCGTCAAAAGGAGATAGGCATAAAGCACGTTTATGGCTCTACAAAGCAGTTGCAGAGTGCCCAACTGTGCGTGAGCCTTATCTTCAAATGGCTAGACTGGGCTACTTAGAAAATGACTGGCCACTTGTTTATTTGATGACAGAAGAAGCTTTGAAAATTACTGAAAAATCAGGAAGTTATTTATTAGAACTTGATGCATGGGGATATAGTTTATATGATCTAAGGGCTATTGCGTGTTATCGACTAGGACTTTATAAAGCGTCTTATGATTGTGCAGTAAAGGCATGCGAAATGGAACCAGAAAATGAAAGATTAAAACAAAATCTGAATCTTATTAAGCTGAAGTATGATGAGTGA
- a CDS encoding tetratricopeptide repeat-containing glycosyltransferase: protein MNKYKICVYAICKNELQFVDRWMDSMSEADVIVVTDTGSTDGTVERLRERGAIVYVEEVKPWRFDVARNLSLDHVPEDVDICVCTDLDETFNKGWRDCIERAWTPDTKMGRYLYNWSFKANGEPDVQFNYFKVHARKAAIWKNPVHEYLQYIGEQPSKTVYIEGLVLNHYPDHTKSRGSYLQLLELAVAENPEDDRSMYYLGREYMYNSQWHKCIETQKKYLSLPSATWNEERCAAMRWTAKSYYRLGNIKEAYSWYYRAIAEAPHMRDPYIEFAKMGYELADWPMVFYMTEEALKIKAKSATYVNMGYSWDYTPNDLAAISCYRLGMYERSLAHAKAALELAPDDKRLINNIHLIEEKIKAEF, encoded by the coding sequence ATGAATAAGTATAAAATATGTGTATATGCCATCTGTAAAAATGAATTGCAATTTGTGGATAGATGGATGGATTCAATGAGTGAGGCAGATGTTATTGTTGTTACCGATACGGGGTCCACTGATGGCACCGTAGAGAGACTCCGCGAGCGTGGAGCCATTGTTTATGTGGAAGAAGTAAAGCCTTGGCGATTTGATGTGGCAAGAAATCTTTCATTGGACCATGTTCCTGAAGATGTTGATATATGTGTATGTACTGACCTTGATGAAACCTTTAATAAGGGGTGGCGGGATTGTATTGAAAGAGCTTGGACGCCTGATACTAAAATGGGAAGATATCTTTATAATTGGAGTTTTAAAGCAAATGGGGAGCCCGATGTGCAGTTTAATTACTTTAAAGTGCATGCAAGAAAAGCAGCTATTTGGAAAAACCCTGTGCATGAGTACTTACAATATATTGGAGAGCAGCCTTCAAAAACTGTGTATATAGAGGGGCTAGTCCTTAATCATTATCCAGATCATACTAAGTCGCGGGGGTCATATTTGCAGCTTTTAGAGCTTGCGGTAGCGGAAAACCCAGAAGATGATCGCTCTATGTATTATCTTGGCAGGGAATATATGTATAATAGCCAGTGGCATAAATGCATTGAAACACAAAAAAAATATCTTTCTTTACCCTCTGCCACATGGAATGAGGAAAGATGTGCAGCGATGAGATGGACGGCAAAGTCATACTATAGACTAGGGAATATAAAAGAGGCTTATAGTTGGTATTATAGGGCAATTGCTGAAGCGCCTCATATGAGAGATCCTTATATTGAATTTGCAAAAATGGGCTATGAACTAGCTGATTGGCCTATGGTTTTTTATATGACTGAAGAAGCGCTCAAGATAAAAGCTAAGTCTGCAACCTACGTCAATATGGGATATTCTTGGGATTACACGCCTAATGATTTAGCAGCAATCAGCTGTTATAGGCTTGGAATGTACGAAAGATCCTTAGCTCATGCTAAAGCAGCACTTGAGTTAGCACCTGATGATAAACGACTAATTAACAATATACATCTTATAGAAGAAAAAATAAAAGCCGAGTTTTAA
- a CDS encoding class I SAM-dependent DNA methyltransferase gives MEAYSEFAKVYDTFMEDIPYEKWTGFIDHYLNKYHITPRIVCDLGCGTGKMCTLFAERDIQVIGIDNSEEMLMVARENATANKHNILYLMQDMSEFELYGTVDLIYSACDCMNYLLEEEQLLNTFKWINNYLEPRGLFIFDISTSYKYESILADKTFAEQTEDAAYIWENYYDEEEAVNEFVVNFFIKNEQGHYTRTEEYHYQKAYSIDKVKSLLDEAGLELMGIYDDYTHKPYHENTLRATFVVREQGKRKE, from the coding sequence ATGGAAGCCTACAGTGAATTTGCAAAAGTATATGATACTTTTATGGAAGATATACCCTATGAAAAGTGGACAGGCTTTATAGATCATTACCTAAACAAATATCATATTACCCCCCGTATCGTATGTGATTTAGGATGCGGCACAGGCAAAATGTGTACTTTGTTTGCTGAGCGTGATATTCAAGTGATAGGTATTGATAACTCAGAAGAAATGTTGATGGTGGCTAGAGAAAATGCTACGGCCAATAAGCACAATATATTATATTTAATGCAGGATATGAGTGAATTTGAACTATATGGTACAGTAGATCTGATTTATAGTGCTTGTGATTGCATGAATTATCTTTTAGAAGAAGAACAGCTGCTTAATACATTTAAGTGGATCAATAATTACCTAGAACCTCGAGGATTGTTTATCTTTGATATAAGCACATCCTATAAATATGAAAGTATCCTGGCAGATAAAACTTTTGCTGAGCAGACTGAAGATGCAGCTTATATATGGGAGAATTATTATGATGAAGAAGAAGCTGTTAATGAATTTGTCGTTAACTTTTTTATTAAAAATGAACAAGGACACTATACAAGAACTGAGGAATATCATTACCAAAAAGCCTATAGCATAGACAAGGTAAAATCGCTTTTAGATGAAGCTGGACTTGAACTTATGGGCATTTATGATGATTATACCCATAAGCCTTATCATGAAAATACATTAAGAGCAACCTTTGTTGTAAGAGAACAAGGAAAAAGAAAGGAATAG
- the hslO gene encoding Hsp33 family molecular chaperone HslO → MKDYIIRGTDKERNFRFFGANTKNMISKACENHQTTPVVSAALGRTMTGAAMMGCMLKRDTDRVSISIKGDGPIGGIVVEADGKGYAKGYPYQSQVDIPNKPDGKLDVSGAIGNAMMTVIKDLGLKEPYTGQVAMLSGEIAEDFTFYFAVSEQTNSLVILGVLVDVDYSIKQSGGIIIQVLPDAKDEAITELENNLKNFTSLTTYLDAGETIEEIIKRLLEDIEIMEKTEVDFKCDCSKYRMERGLISIGRQELEEIASEEENIEIVCHFCNQKYDFSKDEIEKIIEAL, encoded by the coding sequence ATGAAAGATTATATCATAAGAGGAACGGATAAAGAGAGAAACTTTAGATTTTTTGGAGCAAATACAAAAAACATGATAAGTAAAGCTTGTGAAAATCATCAAACAACACCTGTTGTTTCAGCTGCTTTAGGAAGAACGATGACTGGAGCTGCTATGATGGGGTGTATGCTTAAAAGAGATACTGACAGAGTAAGTATTTCTATAAAGGGAGATGGCCCGATAGGGGGCATTGTTGTCGAAGCAGACGGCAAGGGATATGCAAAAGGCTATCCTTATCAATCACAAGTAGACATCCCCAATAAGCCGGATGGTAAATTAGATGTCAGTGGAGCAATAGGCAATGCGATGATGACAGTCATTAAAGACCTTGGACTAAAAGAGCCTTATACAGGACAAGTTGCCATGCTCTCAGGAGAAATAGCAGAAGACTTTACTTTTTATTTTGCAGTTTCAGAGCAAACAAACTCTTTGGTGATCTTAGGGGTGTTAGTAGATGTCGATTACAGTATCAAGCAATCGGGAGGGATTATTATACAAGTGCTCCCAGATGCAAAGGATGAAGCGATTACTGAACTTGAAAATAATTTAAAAAACTTCACTTCTCTCACGACTTATTTAGATGCAGGAGAAACGATAGAAGAAATTATAAAGCGGCTTTTAGAAGATATAGAGATCATGGAAAAAACAGAAGTAGACTTTAAATGCGACTGTTCAAAATACCGTATGGAACGGGGACTGATCAGTATAGGCAGACAAGAACTCGAGGAAATAGCAAGTGAAGAAGAGAACATTGAGATTGTATGTCACTTTTGCAATCAAAAGTATGATTTTTCAAAAGATGAAATAGAAAAAATAATTGAAGCTTTGTAA
- the ytxC gene encoding sporulation protein YtxC, translating into MFYTTKYKHKLLEKIKELEDQDEIINTCEITQDGEICRLNYSIKPFEIDTIETFAQVICDIVQTEGIIQVTKDFLMQRKDLLPTDKKEIKRKFVTNNYLAVQEGFSALTYYLVYMPLLEALKENQEINIDGWLRFRTYRYKVILADILEQFVEDYLLKKDIIKFIKMVKEMSPLNNPLEDVIHLIYKKNGEMSLHNEYMEEVTELYTKAYCEELLGESSFNKEDLIMNILITICPRRIIVHQRQRAKYPQFIKTLEGIFGINMRYCKGCENCTDNASTIKS; encoded by the coding sequence GTGTTCTATACAACTAAATATAAGCATAAGCTACTCGAAAAAATTAAAGAACTTGAAGACCAAGATGAAATCATAAATACCTGTGAAATTACCCAAGATGGAGAGATATGCAGGCTGAATTATTCTATAAAGCCATTTGAAATAGATACGATAGAAACTTTTGCCCAGGTTATATGTGATATTGTTCAAACAGAAGGTATTATACAAGTTACAAAAGATTTTTTGATGCAAAGAAAAGATCTTTTACCGACAGACAAAAAAGAAATAAAAAGAAAATTTGTGACTAATAATTATTTAGCAGTGCAAGAAGGTTTTTCTGCACTTACTTATTATTTAGTTTACATGCCTTTATTAGAGGCTTTAAAAGAAAATCAGGAAATAAATATAGACGGCTGGCTTCGGTTTAGGACGTATAGGTATAAAGTTATTTTGGCAGATATTTTAGAGCAGTTTGTTGAAGACTATCTATTGAAAAAGGATATTATCAAGTTTATAAAGATGGTAAAAGAAATGAGTCCGTTAAATAACCCTTTGGAAGATGTTATTCATTTAATTTATAAAAAAAATGGGGAGATGAGTCTTCATAATGAATATATGGAAGAAGTAACAGAGTTATATACGAAGGCGTATTGTGAAGAACTGCTAGGAGAAAGTAGTTTCAACAAAGAAGATCTTATTATGAATATATTAATTACCATATGTCCCAGAAGAATTATTGTACACCAGAGACAAAGAGCAAAGTATCCGCAGTTTATTAAAACTTTGGAGGGGATATTCGGTATTAATATGAGATATTGCAAAGGCTGCGAGAATTGTACAGATAATGCCAGTACGATTAAGTCATAA
- the thrS gene encoding threonine--tRNA ligase gives MIKVALKDGSIKEYQEGISVLEVAEDLSAGLARVACSGVVNGEVVDLRTVLNENCDLEILTFNDAQGKRTFRHTASHILAQAVKRLYPSAKLAIGPAIEDGFYYDFDFNRAFVEEDFTKIEAEMKKIVKEKLPIEKFELPKDEAIKLMEAAEETYKVELINDLPEGEIITFYKQGEFIDLCAGPHLMSTKPVEAFKILSSAGAYWKGNEKNKMLARIYATAFTKKADLAAHLEKLEEAKKRDHNKLGRELKLFTTDDKIGQGLPLLMPKGARIIQTLQRWIEDEEEKRGYVITKTPFMAKSDLYKASGHWDHYREGMFVLGDEEKDKEVMALRPMTCPFQFTIYNSEQHSYRDLPIRYGETSTLFRNESSGEMHGLIRVRQFTISEGHLVCTPEQLEEEFKGVIELINYVMKTIGIEEDISYRFSKWDPNNTEKYIDDPAAWEKTENIMRNILDHLAIDYTEAEGEAAFYGPKLDIQFKNVHGKEDTMITVQIDFALGERLGMTYVDKDGNKQHPFIIHRTSIGCYERTLAMLIEKYAGCFPTWLAPMQVKVLPISDKYADYAQEVVDTLKAKGIKVAADYRTEKIGYKIREARMERVPYILVVGADEMENKKVSVRSRQKGDEGAHALTDFAERVEKEIKEKYNYILDMQVQEEK, from the coding sequence ATGATAAAAGTAGCATTGAAAGATGGATCGATTAAAGAGTATCAAGAAGGCATAAGTGTACTTGAAGTAGCTGAAGACTTAAGTGCGGGACTTGCAAGAGTTGCCTGTTCAGGGGTTGTAAATGGAGAGGTAGTAGATCTTAGAACAGTTTTAAATGAAAACTGTGATTTAGAAATCCTAACTTTTAATGATGCACAGGGCAAAAGAACATTTCGTCATACAGCGTCTCACATTTTAGCACAAGCGGTAAAAAGACTTTACCCATCAGCTAAACTTGCAATAGGGCCAGCTATAGAAGATGGTTTTTACTATGATTTTGATTTTAACAGAGCCTTTGTAGAAGAAGACTTTACTAAAATTGAAGCTGAAATGAAAAAGATCGTTAAGGAAAAGTTACCTATAGAAAAATTTGAACTTCCAAAAGATGAAGCGATTAAACTCATGGAAGCTGCAGAGGAAACTTATAAAGTAGAGCTCATTAATGACCTTCCAGAAGGAGAGATCATTACTTTTTATAAACAAGGTGAGTTTATCGATCTATGTGCGGGACCACACCTTATGAGTACAAAGCCTGTAGAGGCTTTCAAAATTCTTAGTTCAGCAGGTGCTTACTGGAAAGGCAATGAGAAGAATAAAATGCTTGCACGTATTTATGCAACAGCATTTACTAAAAAAGCTGATCTTGCGGCACATCTTGAAAAATTAGAAGAGGCTAAAAAACGTGATCACAATAAGCTCGGCCGCGAACTTAAACTCTTTACAACGGATGATAAAATTGGTCAAGGCCTTCCACTTCTTATGCCAAAAGGCGCTAGAATCATTCAAACCCTGCAAAGATGGATTGAAGATGAAGAAGAAAAAAGAGGCTATGTGATTACAAAAACACCGTTTATGGCAAAAAGCGATCTTTATAAAGCATCAGGCCACTGGGATCATTATAGAGAGGGTATGTTTGTACTGGGGGATGAAGAAAAAGATAAAGAAGTTATGGCCCTGCGTCCTATGACTTGTCCGTTCCAGTTTACCATTTATAACTCAGAACAGCACAGCTATAGAGATTTGCCGATTCGTTATGGTGAAACTTCTACCTTATTTAGAAATGAATCTTCAGGAGAAATGCACGGGCTTATTCGTGTAAGACAGTTTACTATATCAGAAGGCCATCTTGTTTGTACGCCGGAACAACTCGAAGAAGAATTTAAAGGTGTTATAGAGCTTATTAACTATGTTATGAAGACAATTGGTATTGAAGAGGATATTAGCTATAGATTTTCTAAATGGGATCCTAATAATACAGAGAAGTATATTGATGATCCAGCTGCTTGGGAAAAAACAGAAAATATTATGAGAAATATTTTAGACCATCTGGCCATTGATTATACAGAAGCAGAAGGAGAAGCTGCGTTCTATGGTCCAAAACTTGATATACAGTTTAAAAATGTTCATGGTAAAGAAGATACTATGATCACAGTTCAAATAGATTTTGCACTTGGCGAGCGTCTAGGAATGACTTATGTTGATAAAGATGGTAATAAACAGCATCCTTTCATTATTCACCGTACGTCAATTGGATGCTATGAAAGAACACTGGCTATGCTTATTGAAAAATATGCAGGATGTTTCCCAACATGGCTTGCGCCTATGCAGGTGAAAGTTCTTCCTATTTCCGATAAATATGCTGACTATGCACAGGAAGTGGTAGATACACTTAAAGCTAAAGGTATAAAAGTAGCAGCAGACTATCGTACAGAAAAGATTGGATACAAGATTAGAGAAGCGCGGATGGAAAGAGTGCCTTATATCCTAGTAGTAGGAGCCGATGAGATGGAAAACAAGAAGGTCTCAGTAAGAAGCAGACAAAAAGGCGATGAAGGTGCACATGCACTTACAGACTTTGCAGAGCGTGTTGAAAAAGAAATCAAAGAAAAATATAATTATATACTAGATATGCAGGTACAAGAAGAAAAATAA
- the infC gene encoding translation initiation factor IF-3 → MINEQIRDKEVRLIGAEGEQIGIVPLKEAQRLASEKSLDLVKIAPQAKPPVCKIMDYGKFKFDAAKKEKEARKKQKTVSLKEVRLSASIEKHDFETKMRNAEKFLKAGDKVKISVVFRGREMMHTQKGYTILEQALVLLEEIGVAEQKPKFEGRSMIIVVAPK, encoded by the coding sequence ATGATTAATGAACAAATTCGTGACAAAGAAGTGAGACTCATAGGAGCAGAAGGCGAGCAAATCGGTATTGTTCCACTTAAAGAGGCGCAACGACTTGCTAGTGAAAAAAGTTTAGATCTTGTAAAAATTGCACCACAGGCAAAACCACCTGTTTGCAAAATTATGGATTATGGTAAATTTAAGTTTGATGCAGCTAAGAAAGAAAAAGAAGCGCGCAAAAAACAAAAAACTGTTAGTTTAAAAGAAGTTAGACTTTCTGCAAGTATTGAAAAACACGATTTTGAAACGAAGATGAGAAATGCAGAGAAATTCCTCAAAGCAGGAGATAAAGTTAAAATTTCAGTTGTATTTCGTGGGCGTGAGATGATGCATACTCAAAAAGGCTATACAATATTAGAACAAGCCCTAGTATTGTTAGAAGAAATTGGAGTAGCAGAACAAAAACCTAAATTTGAAGGTAGAAGCATGATTATCGTGGTAGCACCAAAATAG
- the rpmI gene encoding 50S ribosomal protein L35 has translation MANAKLKTNRAAAKRFKLTGSGKLKRSKAYTSHILTKKSPKTKRNLRHPGLVDKTNEKQMKRLLPHL, from the coding sequence ATGGCTAACGCTAAATTAAAAACAAATAGAGCAGCGGCAAAACGCTTTAAATTAACAGGTTCAGGTAAACTTAAAAGATCAAAAGCATATACAAGTCATATTTTGACTAAAAAATCTCCAAAAACAAAACGTAACCTAAGACATCCAGGACTCGTTGATAAAACAAATGAAAAACAAATGAAAAGAT